A section of the Methanoregula formicica SMSP genome encodes:
- the pheT gene encoding phenylalanine--tRNA ligase subunit beta yields MAVITLPYKYLERLTRTDRKTIIEKVPLIGSDVERIEEDHVDVEFFPDRPDLFSPEGVARAMRGYLGIETGLPEYPVKPSGIRFTIDPQLAAIRPVLGAAVIRGVKFDDESIQSIMSLQESLHWAVGRGRSKVAIGIHDMDTVKPPFHYIASRRSRGFVPLDFTGKMTMEEILEKHPKGRDYAKIVKDFPLFPLIVDDDDHVLSFPPIINGERTRVTIDTKNILLDTTGIDKRAVSVAVNIICTAMAEAGATIESVEIGGVQTPTLAPAERVISVSECSRLLGADLTSESMCGYLKMMRFGAEPAGADKVTVQVPCYRADIMHDWDLFEDVAIAYGYDKLESVPPKTFTVGKPHPVQVGMALARQVFSGLGYLEVMPFTLTNKDVLYKRMQRTETPGVLHVMHPISIENTVVRTELLPLLMEFLTINRHRELPQRLFTVGDVVVDCKTHQQASGVSTHPEADFSEAYATADAVLHELSIEYMVKESADPAFIEGRRGDIIVNGKKVGVFGEIHPAVLVAFELEHPVAAFEFDLRAVPGYPAL; encoded by the coding sequence ATGGCGGTCATCACCCTACCCTATAAGTATCTCGAGCGGCTCACCCGGACTGACCGGAAGACGATCATCGAGAAGGTCCCCCTGATCGGTTCCGATGTCGAGCGGATCGAGGAGGATCATGTGGATGTGGAGTTCTTCCCCGACCGGCCCGACCTGTTCAGTCCCGAAGGGGTAGCCCGCGCAATGCGGGGGTATCTCGGGATCGAAACCGGTCTGCCGGAATACCCGGTCAAGCCTTCGGGGATCCGGTTCACCATCGATCCCCAGCTTGCAGCCATCCGCCCGGTTCTCGGTGCGGCGGTCATCCGTGGCGTGAAGTTCGACGATGAATCGATCCAGAGCATCATGTCCCTGCAGGAGTCGCTTCACTGGGCCGTAGGCAGGGGCCGGAGTAAGGTTGCCATCGGGATCCATGACATGGACACTGTCAAGCCGCCATTCCACTATATTGCATCAAGGAGGAGCCGTGGTTTTGTCCCGCTCGACTTCACCGGGAAGATGACGATGGAGGAGATCCTCGAGAAGCACCCGAAAGGCAGGGACTATGCGAAGATCGTAAAAGACTTCCCCCTCTTCCCGCTCATTGTGGATGATGACGATCATGTTCTCTCGTTCCCCCCGATCATCAACGGGGAGCGGACGCGTGTCACCATCGACACCAAGAACATCCTCCTCGACACCACCGGCATCGACAAACGGGCAGTCAGCGTTGCGGTTAATATCATCTGCACAGCGATGGCAGAAGCCGGGGCAACCATCGAGAGCGTTGAGATCGGAGGCGTCCAGACCCCGACCCTTGCCCCTGCCGAGCGTGTCATCAGCGTCAGCGAGTGTTCGCGCCTGCTGGGAGCGGACCTGACCTCGGAATCCATGTGCGGGTACCTGAAGATGATGCGCTTTGGTGCAGAACCGGCCGGTGCCGACAAGGTAACAGTACAGGTCCCCTGCTACCGTGCAGATATCATGCATGACTGGGACCTCTTCGAGGATGTGGCGATTGCGTACGGGTATGACAAGCTGGAATCCGTGCCCCCGAAGACCTTCACTGTCGGAAAACCCCACCCGGTGCAGGTCGGCATGGCCCTGGCCCGGCAGGTGTTTTCCGGCCTAGGGTACCTTGAAGTCATGCCGTTCACGCTGACCAATAAGGATGTGCTGTACAAGCGTATGCAGCGGACGGAGACACCCGGTGTCCTCCATGTCATGCACCCTATCAGCATCGAGAATACCGTGGTCCGGACGGAACTCTTACCCCTGCTCATGGAGTTCCTCACCATCAACCGGCACCGTGAACTGCCCCAGCGCCTTTTTACGGTCGGTGATGTGGTGGTCGATTGTAAGACCCACCAGCAGGCATCTGGTGTCAGCACCCATCCCGAGGCAGACTTCTCAGAAGCCTATGCAACCGCCGATGCCGTGCTCCACGAGCTCTCCATTGAGTATATGGTAAAAGAATCCGCAGATCCCGCATTTATCGAAGGGCGCCGGGGCGATATCATCGTGAACGGGAAAAAGGTAGGAGTCTTTGGCGAGATCCACCCCGCCGTGCTGGTGGCATTCGAGCTCGAACACCCTGTTGCAGCGTTCGAGTTCGACCTCAGAGCCGTACCGGGATACCCCGCCCTCTGA
- the pheS gene encoding phenylalanine--tRNA ligase subunit alpha: protein MAELTQNEKRLLATLETEKRADAGHLAAVMDATPEAVVQWAHLAQDKGFATVERIVSTEFTLSDEGKEYAANGLPETQLLRNILPGTMLDDLKKQPSFRIGFGQLRKKGLIKVEGSNVIKTPGASTEGDEAALKNPSLTDPKTKELIKRGILQLSETVKYLIAATPEGLALAKKGLDLREETGTLTREQIISGSWKNTNLRRYDVTKLPKKAYPGKIHPYQRIIGEMREILLEMGFTELYGEIVQQSFWNFDALFQPQDHPAREMQDTFYLKETLPLPKGFENVKAMHISGGETSSTGWGGVWKEEKAEQCVLRTHTTSLSIQHLAQNTRPPVKAFAVGRVYRRETIDTTHLAEFEQLEGIVMDENVSFANLLGTLREFYNRMGFESVRFKPSYYPYTEPSLDAEVYIDGIGWIEMGGAGVFREEVTAPLGIMYPVLAWGLGVSRIAMLRLGLKDLRLLHKSDVAFLRETPSYRQMKGGI from the coding sequence ATGGCGGAACTGACGCAGAACGAGAAACGGTTGCTTGCAACCCTTGAAACGGAGAAGAGAGCAGATGCAGGGCACCTTGCCGCGGTCATGGACGCTACCCCCGAAGCGGTTGTCCAGTGGGCCCATCTTGCACAGGACAAGGGTTTTGCCACCGTGGAACGGATTGTGTCCACGGAGTTCACGCTCTCCGACGAAGGAAAAGAATATGCCGCAAATGGCCTGCCCGAGACACAACTCCTCCGCAACATCCTGCCGGGCACAATGCTGGACGATCTCAAGAAACAGCCATCATTCCGGATTGGCTTTGGGCAGCTCAGGAAGAAAGGGCTTATCAAAGTCGAAGGGTCAAACGTCATCAAGACTCCCGGCGCTTCAACCGAAGGCGATGAAGCCGCCCTGAAGAACCCATCACTTACCGATCCGAAGACAAAGGAACTCATCAAGCGCGGGATCCTCCAGCTGTCCGAGACCGTAAAGTACCTCATCGCGGCAACCCCGGAGGGACTTGCGCTGGCAAAAAAAGGCCTCGACCTCCGCGAAGAGACCGGTACCCTGACCCGCGAACAGATCATCTCCGGCTCGTGGAAGAATACAAATCTCCGCCGCTACGACGTCACCAAGCTGCCGAAGAAGGCATATCCCGGCAAGATCCACCCCTACCAGAGAATCATCGGCGAGATGCGGGAGATCCTCCTCGAGATGGGCTTTACCGAGCTCTACGGGGAGATCGTCCAGCAGTCCTTCTGGAACTTCGATGCCCTCTTCCAGCCGCAGGACCACCCGGCCCGCGAGATGCAGGACACGTTCTACCTGAAGGAGACGCTTCCTCTTCCGAAAGGGTTTGAGAACGTCAAGGCGATGCATATCTCGGGGGGCGAGACCTCTTCGACCGGCTGGGGCGGTGTGTGGAAGGAGGAGAAGGCGGAGCAGTGCGTGCTCCGGACTCACACGACAAGCCTCTCCATCCAGCACCTTGCACAAAACACCAGACCTCCGGTCAAGGCATTTGCCGTTGGCCGGGTGTACCGGCGCGAGACGATCGACACAACGCACCTTGCCGAGTTCGAACAGCTTGAAGGCATCGTGATGGATGAGAACGTCTCGTTTGCCAACCTGCTCGGAACGCTCCGCGAGTTCTACAACCGCATGGGTTTTGAGAGCGTGCGGTTCAAGCCCTCGTATTACCCCTACACCGAGCCGAGCCTTGATGCCGAAGTCTACATTGATGGGATCGGGTGGATCGAGATGGGCGGCGCCGGAGTCTTCCGTGAAGAAGTCACCGCGCCTCTCGGTATAATGTATCCCGTCCTGGCCTGGGGCCTTGGTGTGAGCCGGATAGCGATGCTCCGGCTTGGATTAAAAGACCTGCGCCTCCTCCACAAGAGCGATGTTGCCTTCCTCCGGGAGACACCATCGTACCGGCAGATGAAGGGAGGGATCTGA
- a CDS encoding tryptophan--tRNA ligase, with product MQEPQINPWSSTPSLDIEKTFAEFGIDPIAPVLPELPEIPYFMRRGIVVGHRDYLPIARAIRNKSPFHILTGFMPSGHPHLGHLMVMKEVVWHVQQGGSGYITIADREAHAVRGLSWEKCDEYGKEYLACLYALGFEGQTYFQSRNNRLKDLAFEAATKVNFSELSAIYGFGPDTDLAHADSVITQVADILYPQIDREPAPTVVPVGVDQDPHIRLTRGIAHKMRMFTVEERDGYISVRSKNAPEATMEAVKKAFPHAKKYEGHVDIKGAQCTDVKAKVREIERAHGGFAFFTPSSTYHIFMPGLTGGKMSSSIPESFISFHEPEAMVRKKVMSAITGGRMTLEEQKRLGGEPDKCSLYLLNLFHMVTDDAELAEIRRKCTAGEITCGQCKKETAERVVAFLNDFREKMDAAKDRIRI from the coding sequence ATGCAGGAACCGCAGATCAACCCCTGGTCAAGCACACCGTCCCTTGACATTGAAAAGACATTTGCCGAGTTTGGTATCGATCCCATTGCACCGGTCCTTCCGGAACTTCCGGAGATCCCCTATTTCATGCGCAGGGGGATCGTGGTCGGTCACCGGGATTATCTTCCCATTGCCCGGGCAATCCGGAACAAATCCCCGTTCCATATCCTGACCGGGTTCATGCCAAGCGGCCACCCGCATCTCGGCCACCTGATGGTGATGAAGGAGGTTGTCTGGCATGTTCAGCAGGGGGGCAGCGGGTATATCACGATCGCCGACCGCGAGGCACATGCGGTCCGCGGCCTCTCCTGGGAGAAGTGCGATGAGTACGGGAAAGAGTACCTCGCCTGCCTGTATGCCCTTGGGTTTGAAGGGCAGACCTATTTCCAGAGCAGGAACAACCGGCTCAAGGACCTTGCCTTCGAGGCGGCGACGAAGGTCAATTTCTCGGAACTCTCGGCAATCTACGGTTTTGGGCCTGACACGGACCTTGCACACGCGGACAGCGTGATCACACAGGTCGCCGACATCCTCTATCCGCAGATCGACCGCGAGCCTGCACCCACGGTGGTCCCGGTGGGCGTAGACCAGGACCCGCACATCCGCCTCACCCGCGGGATCGCGCACAAGATGCGGATGTTCACCGTTGAGGAGCGTGACGGGTATATCAGCGTCAGGTCGAAGAATGCCCCCGAGGCTACAATGGAAGCGGTCAAAAAGGCATTCCCGCACGCAAAGAAGTACGAAGGGCATGTTGACATCAAGGGAGCGCAGTGCACCGACGTCAAGGCAAAGGTGCGTGAGATCGAGCGGGCACACGGGGGTTTTGCGTTTTTTACGCCCTCCTCGACATACCATATCTTCATGCCCGGCCTCACGGGAGGGAAGATGTCGAGCAGCATTCCCGAGAGTTTCATCTCCTTCCATGAGCCCGAAGCAATGGTGAGAAAGAAAGTGATGAGCGCTATCACCGGGGGAAGGATGACCCTGGAGGAGCAGAAGCGGCTGGGCGGAGAACCCGACAAGTGCTCGCTTTATCTTCTCAACCTCTTCCACATGGTGACGGACGATGCAGAACTTGCGGAAATCCGGAGAAAGTGCACTGCCGGGGAGATCACCTGTGGCCAATGCAAGAAAGAGACGGCTGAACGGGTTGTTGCGTTCCTGAATGACTTCCGGGAGAAGATGGACGCAGCAAAGGACAGGATAAGGATATAA
- the endA gene encoding tRNA-intron lyase yields MKAIFDGSIIRTGREGRPLYEQSGYGRPEGDGLRLSPQEALYLLHRQKIEVPGYSFDTLFAEFSDQPTVMRSFLVYRDLRERGYVVQTGPHDFRVFRRGEKPGKGESLYLVRVLSERDPILFELLIEEVIASRNMRKQYILAVVDDEQELTYYEIKLQKLADASCTLPDLTPTDAMLTGKSAMVRVTADSSLEKAGFGKRLDPERLMLAPVELLYLMDRGTIRLMRGDAGMSFAEYLALASESDSELTLKHTVYTELRRHGFTPRTGYKFGHHFRVYCGTSVHSDLLVHAVEKEAALPMSVISRSVRMAHSVKKKMLFGAVHSSGIQFVEFARIKL; encoded by the coding sequence GTGAAAGCGATATTCGACGGATCCATCATCCGCACCGGGCGGGAAGGCCGCCCTCTCTACGAGCAGAGCGGGTACGGCAGGCCGGAGGGAGACGGTCTCCGGCTCTCCCCCCAGGAGGCCCTGTATCTTCTCCATCGCCAGAAGATCGAAGTGCCCGGGTACTCGTTTGACACCCTCTTTGCCGAGTTCTCCGATCAGCCCACGGTCATGCGGAGTTTTCTCGTGTACCGCGATCTGCGGGAACGGGGTTACGTGGTCCAGACCGGGCCGCATGACTTCCGGGTCTTCCGGCGGGGGGAAAAGCCCGGTAAAGGCGAGTCGCTCTATCTTGTCCGAGTGCTCTCCGAGCGTGACCCGATCCTGTTCGAACTCCTGATCGAGGAAGTGATCGCCTCGCGCAATATGCGCAAACAGTACATCCTTGCCGTCGTTGACGACGAACAGGAGCTGACCTATTACGAGATCAAGCTCCAGAAACTGGCAGATGCGTCCTGTACGCTGCCGGATCTCACCCCAACGGATGCAATGCTGACCGGCAAATCGGCAATGGTCAGGGTAACGGCAGATTCAAGCCTTGAGAAGGCCGGGTTCGGCAAGCGGCTTGACCCGGAGCGGCTCATGCTCGCTCCCGTTGAACTCCTCTACCTTATGGACCGGGGAACAATCCGGCTCATGCGGGGGGATGCGGGGATGAGTTTTGCCGAGTACCTTGCTCTCGCAAGCGAGAGCGACAGCGAGCTCACCCTGAAACATACCGTGTACACCGAGCTGCGCCGCCACGGGTTCACGCCCCGGACGGGATACAAATTCGGGCACCACTTCCGTGTCTACTGCGGGACTTCCGTCCATTCCGACCTGCTCGTCCATGCCGTGGAGAAGGAAGCCGCTCTTCCCATGAGTGTTATCTCCCGTTCCGTGCGGATGGCCCACAGTGTCAAAAAGAAGATGTTGTTTGGCGCTGTACATTCTTCAGGAATCCAGTTCGTCGAATTCGCACGGATCAAGCTGTGA
- a CDS encoding 4Fe-4S single cluster domain-containing protein — protein MRSTVNGPGTRAVVWVQGCPLRCKGCFNQAFWAFSPAHIVPAKELAARILTTKGIDGITFSGGEPFAQAGPLADVAERILDAGLTVVTYSGYTFEQLASCHDSDCCRLLAATDLLIAGPYREDLACRDRYRGSANQQIISLSGRIVPKSVLPEQDQEKTVEFTIAPDGTVTTTGFPPDSLLTQMAARCRGE, from the coding sequence ATGCGTTCGACCGTAAACGGTCCCGGCACCCGGGCCGTTGTGTGGGTCCAGGGTTGTCCTCTCCGATGCAAAGGCTGCTTTAACCAGGCATTCTGGGCCTTTTCTCCTGCGCATATTGTTCCAGCTAAGGAACTCGCAGCCCGCATTCTTACGACAAAGGGAATAGATGGCATCACCTTCTCCGGAGGGGAGCCTTTTGCCCAGGCCGGACCCCTTGCGGATGTGGCAGAACGGATCCTGGATGCGGGGCTCACGGTCGTCACCTATTCCGGTTATACCTTTGAACAGCTCGCCTCATGCCACGATTCGGATTGTTGCCGGCTCCTTGCTGCAACGGACCTGCTGATTGCCGGCCCGTACCGCGAGGACCTTGCCTGCAGGGACAGGTACCGGGGATCGGCAAACCAGCAGATCATTTCTCTTTCCGGAAGGATCGTGCCGAAATCAGTCCTTCCCGAACAGGATCAGGAAAAAACTGTGGAGTTTACCATCGCGCCTGACGGAACGGTCACCACAACGGGATTTCCACCCGACAGCCTGTTGACGCAGATGGCTGCTCGATGCAGAGGAGAGTAA
- a CDS encoding DUF1257 domain-containing protein: MSHFSRIRTTFRHREALVQCMQELGYSVETDTTIKGHHGLHNVDIAARKTRGYALGFVKNADGAYDLVADWWGVSGTSEQKIAEDLKRQAGAIQQEYAKKMVLEQAKKEGFELVSEKNEQDGTVQLVVRRWQ; encoded by the coding sequence ATGTCGCATTTCAGCCGTATCAGGACAACATTCCGGCACCGCGAAGCACTCGTGCAGTGCATGCAAGAACTCGGGTATTCGGTGGAGACCGACACGACCATCAAAGGGCACCATGGCCTTCACAACGTGGATATCGCTGCACGGAAGACCAGAGGATATGCCCTCGGGTTCGTGAAGAACGCGGACGGGGCATACGATCTCGTGGCCGACTGGTGGGGTGTCTCCGGCACAAGCGAGCAGAAGATTGCAGAAGATCTGAAGCGGCAGGCAGGTGCCATCCAGCAGGAGTATGCAAAAAAAATGGTGCTGGAACAGGCAAAAAAGGAGGGCTTCGAGCTGGTGTCGGAGAAGAACGAACAGGACGGGACGGTGCAGCTCGTGGTCCGGAGGTGGCAGTAA
- a CDS encoding AAA family ATPase, translating into MQIAEPDFSRRLNISLRARVTLIVVITPEEERAVSGIREVCESWDPSRQCIAWDCVGGFSVLVGPKTFPGQSRDPLAALDDMIKTGEDAVVILKDFHEYWNNPQVKRRIRNFSQEFRYNRRTIVILTPATRVPDEIRDEAVIVHFPPPNAAELSADLDTLITTSGITCSLTDGGREKIIQAALGMTLNQARRAFSKAIVAHGRLDDRDIDAIIAEKKDILSASDALEFYSYTETPENVGGLAVLKEWLVLRERAFTQEAKNFGLPAPKGIALIGIPGTGKSLTAKMIADIWHLPLLRLDVGSLFGSLVGESEERTRRALALAETISPCILWVDEIEKAFAFGSGDAGTSQRVFAHLLTWMQDKTSPCFVVATANNIAALPPELLRKGRFDEIFFLDLPTFEERREIFSVHLRKRKCIPAEFDLETLARESDGYVGAEIEQTIIDAMYRAFSENMRRVTTEDILTCMQAQVPLSVSQRETVAALRTWLAEGRAQSASRVTTSRAPMHGKTIALETFAHERP; encoded by the coding sequence ATGCAGATCGCTGAACCTGACTTCTCCCGCAGGCTCAATATCTCGCTGCGCGCCCGCGTGACCCTGATCGTTGTCATCACGCCCGAGGAGGAGCGGGCAGTGTCCGGGATCCGCGAAGTATGCGAATCCTGGGATCCGTCCCGCCAGTGCATTGCCTGGGACTGCGTGGGTGGCTTCTCCGTGCTTGTCGGCCCAAAAACCTTCCCCGGCCAGTCCCGCGACCCGCTCGCAGCGCTCGACGACATGATCAAGACCGGGGAAGACGCGGTCGTCATCTTAAAGGACTTCCACGAGTACTGGAACAACCCGCAGGTGAAACGACGGATCCGCAACTTCTCCCAGGAATTCCGGTACAACCGCAGGACAATCGTGATCCTGACCCCGGCAACACGCGTCCCGGACGAGATCCGCGACGAGGCGGTGATCGTCCACTTCCCTCCCCCAAATGCAGCCGAACTCTCGGCAGATCTCGATACCCTGATCACAACGAGCGGGATCACCTGCTCACTCACCGATGGAGGCCGCGAGAAGATCATCCAGGCCGCGCTTGGCATGACGCTGAACCAGGCCCGGCGGGCGTTCTCGAAGGCGATCGTTGCCCACGGCAGGCTCGATGACCGTGACATTGACGCTATCATCGCCGAAAAGAAGGATATCCTCAGCGCTTCAGACGCCCTGGAGTTCTACAGTTACACCGAAACGCCGGAGAATGTCGGGGGCCTTGCGGTGCTCAAGGAATGGCTGGTCCTGCGCGAGCGGGCGTTCACGCAGGAAGCGAAAAACTTCGGCCTTCCGGCCCCCAAGGGAATTGCCCTTATCGGCATCCCGGGAACCGGAAAGAGCCTCACGGCAAAGATGATCGCCGATATCTGGCATCTCCCGCTCCTCCGGCTTGACGTGGGATCGCTTTTCGGGAGCCTTGTCGGAGAATCCGAAGAGCGGACGCGCCGTGCCCTTGCCCTCGCCGAGACCATCAGCCCGTGCATCCTCTGGGTGGACGAGATCGAGAAGGCATTTGCGTTCGGCAGCGGGGATGCCGGGACAAGCCAGCGAGTCTTTGCCCACCTGCTGACCTGGATGCAGGACAAGACCTCTCCCTGTTTTGTCGTTGCAACGGCAAACAATATCGCAGCGCTTCCGCCGGAACTCCTCAGGAAAGGCCGGTTCGACGAGATCTTCTTTTTGGACCTGCCGACATTCGAGGAGCGGCGCGAGATCTTCTCGGTCCACTTACGGAAGCGCAAGTGCATCCCGGCAGAGTTTGATCTCGAGACTCTAGCGCGGGAGAGCGACGGGTATGTCGGTGCGGAGATCGAGCAGACGATCATTGATGCCATGTACCGGGCATTCAGCGAGAATATGCGCAGGGTCACGACGGAAGACATCCTCACCTGCATGCAGGCACAGGTGCCCCTCTCGGTTTCTCAGCGGGAGACGGTTGCAGCGCTTCGCACCTGGCTTGCCGAAGGACGTGCCCAGTCGGCATCCCGGGTGACCACGTCCCGTGCGCCGATGCACGGGAAGACAATTGCACTGGAAACGTTTGCACACGAGCGCCCGTAA
- a CDS encoding outer membrane protein assembly factor BamB family protein codes for MRSAATLPVFGPLLLRREIRRLSRNLRNGDLSAIGKLAEIETTSKDKGARQVARESLASLMSQEAIDALCNEALLREDPFLRDLALEKGYTPNPPGAKALFLFLSGQDETFLRFDPEDHHPRLAEGYANAQARIRLHALRYATENAGTSRGHVLAHALLGREQDSAAKDWSYGEWALVMKTLACDASWDLLWRLVRMAPPAFSRAALETMNSAGWHLEGDERQVFEELIADLPESWNSPLPEKPLSSNGVQDSQVLRLSFSRDGTLLGAGSCDGTIATWNVASARLLGSCTPGTGSPHFLAFTLDNTLLIAGGDRGTLHATTLSGEPVWVFDDPSHPVGCAILSSSGEEILAGDREGYLFSMGCKTGAVRFSAPCHPSPVTALAQIAGGQSLATGHADGTVCCFDALTGVMLWTVTGTGDPVRALAFSEESGGILVIRGHALPVCLSGQNGSLVRAFARHSGTVSCSAISRGCRTVVVGTNTNVLRIWHEGDNPTVEIPLYNRVPSCCAITQDGTCLIAGCNEGTVFSFHLPEGVKTREIRAYRRPVSACSLSPEGRLLALAGWDGTVALRSVPDGELLRTLRRSAGAVTSLAFAGRETGILAGTADGTVRLFSPGSDTAGRCIDLYTPSLRTIAASPDGAVLACAGKEPGLRFWDIRTGGLLSSCSGLKTSVRCLAFLPDEKTLITGGWDGRVRFWDVPSGTAKEVCKGHTSTVTCCAVSPSGELFVTGSNDTTVRIWQSCDTKEPLVLRDAGKEVSCCAISPEGTLLAAAGADPVIRLYHLPDGARAYDIHQVPGIPTVLSFASNGLSLAVGYADGTLAFYSLHDRGLIRTLPAHAGAVTGIISIAEKDSVVTSGEDGRVCTFRVPFIQPLSFATFADLELAREHAGGTEAMATQWRFLYRLLSLRFQDEIELCPVFLDAGALDIQIVG; via the coding sequence ATGAGGTCTGCCGCCACCCTCCCTGTTTTCGGCCCCCTGCTCCTCCGGCGCGAGATACGGAGGCTCTCCCGTAACCTGCGGAACGGGGATCTGTCCGCAATCGGAAAACTGGCAGAAATTGAAACAACCTCAAAGGACAAAGGAGCACGGCAGGTTGCCCGGGAGAGCCTTGCGTCTCTCATGAGCCAGGAAGCCATCGATGCCCTTTGTAACGAGGCATTGTTGCGGGAGGATCCTTTCCTGCGGGATCTTGCTCTCGAAAAGGGGTATACTCCGAATCCCCCTGGTGCAAAAGCATTGTTCCTGTTTCTTTCAGGACAGGACGAGACATTCCTCCGCTTCGATCCGGAGGACCATCATCCCAGGCTTGCAGAGGGATATGCAAACGCGCAAGCACGGATCCGGTTGCACGCACTCCGCTATGCCACGGAAAATGCAGGCACAAGCCGGGGGCATGTCCTCGCTCATGCCCTTCTGGGAAGAGAGCAGGACAGTGCTGCGAAGGACTGGTCGTACGGGGAATGGGCACTTGTCATGAAAACGCTTGCCTGCGATGCATCCTGGGATCTGCTCTGGAGACTCGTACGCATGGCACCCCCGGCCTTCTCCCGTGCAGCGCTCGAGACCATGAACAGTGCAGGCTGGCATCTCGAAGGCGATGAACGGCAGGTTTTTGAGGAACTCATCGCTGACCTGCCGGAATCCTGGAATAGTCCCCTGCCGGAAAAGCCGCTCAGTTCCAACGGGGTGCAGGACAGCCAGGTGCTGCGTCTCTCGTTCTCCCGGGACGGCACCCTCCTTGGCGCAGGATCCTGCGATGGCACCATTGCTACCTGGAACGTTGCGTCTGCCCGGCTCCTTGGTTCCTGTACTCCCGGTACCGGATCCCCGCATTTCCTTGCGTTCACGCTCGACAATACCCTGCTGATAGCCGGGGGGGACAGGGGCACACTGCATGCAACCACCCTCTCCGGTGAGCCGGTATGGGTCTTTGACGATCCTTCTCATCCCGTCGGGTGTGCGATCCTCTCATCCAGTGGCGAGGAGATCCTGGCCGGGGACAGAGAAGGATACCTCTTCAGCATGGGGTGCAAAACCGGGGCAGTCCGCTTCTCTGCGCCTTGCCACCCCTCTCCCGTAACAGCACTCGCCCAGATAGCGGGGGGGCAGTCACTGGCAACGGGCCATGCCGACGGAACGGTCTGTTGCTTCGATGCGCTGACGGGGGTGATGCTCTGGACCGTCACGGGAACGGGCGACCCGGTCCGGGCGCTTGCCTTCTCTGAAGAAAGCGGCGGCATCCTCGTGATCCGTGGTCACGCTCTTCCGGTCTGCCTGTCCGGGCAGAACGGGAGCCTGGTCCGGGCCTTTGCCAGGCACAGCGGCACAGTATCCTGCTCAGCAATCTCCCGGGGATGCCGGACCGTTGTTGTTGGCACCAATACGAATGTGCTCCGTATCTGGCATGAGGGGGATAATCCAACCGTGGAAATTCCGCTCTACAACAGGGTGCCATCCTGTTGCGCAATTACGCAGGACGGAACCTGCCTCATTGCAGGCTGCAATGAAGGTACGGTGTTCTCTTTTCATCTTCCCGAAGGCGTAAAGACAAGGGAGATCCGTGCGTACCGCCGCCCGGTGAGTGCCTGCTCCCTGTCTCCGGAGGGAAGACTCCTCGCCCTTGCAGGTTGGGACGGGACAGTTGCTTTGAGATCTGTCCCGGATGGGGAGCTCCTGCGCACACTCCGGCGCTCTGCCGGGGCCGTCACGTCCCTTGCCTTCGCGGGGAGGGAAACCGGTATCCTCGCCGGAACAGCGGATGGTACCGTCAGGTTGTTCTCCCCAGGTTCCGACACGGCTGGGAGGTGTATCGATCTCTATACCCCGTCATTACGTACGATCGCAGCAAGTCCGGATGGCGCAGTCCTTGCGTGTGCCGGAAAAGAGCCCGGCCTCCGGTTCTGGGATATCAGAACCGGAGGCCTCCTTTCTTCCTGCAGCGGGCTGAAGACCAGCGTGCGGTGCCTTGCGTTCCTGCCAGATGAGAAAACACTCATTACCGGTGGATGGGACGGACGGGTCCGGTTCTGGGACGTCCCGTCTGGGACGGCAAAAGAGGTATGCAAAGGCCATACCAGCACGGTCACCTGTTGTGCCGTGAGCCCGTCGGGTGAGCTGTTCGTGACCGGCAGCAATGATACAACCGTCCGTATCTGGCAGAGTTGCGATACCAAAGAACCGCTTGTTCTCCGCGATGCGGGAAAGGAAGTGTCCTGCTGTGCCATCTCCCCGGAAGGCACGCTTCTCGCGGCGGCCGGGGCAGATCCCGTGATACGGCTGTATCACCTGCCGGACGGGGCACGCGCATATGACATCCATCAGGTCCCGGGAATCCCCACGGTACTCTCGTTTGCCAGCAACGGCCTTTCCCTTGCTGTCGGGTACGCAGATGGGACACTGGCGTTCTATTCCCTGCATGACCGCGGCCTGATCCGGACGCTCCCCGCTCATGCCGGGGCAGTGACCGGGATTATCAGTATCGCGGAAAAGGACAGTGTTGTGACCAGCGGCGAGGATGGGAGAGTCTGCACCTTCAGGGTCCCGTTCATCCAGCCCTTATCCTTTGCAACGTTTGCCGATCTGGAGCTCGCACGGGAACATGCCGGAGGCACTGAGGCAATGGCAACCCAGTGGCGCTTTCTGTACCGGCTCCTTTCCCTCCGGTTCCAGGACGAGATCGAACTCTGCCCGGTCTTCCTGGATGCCGGCGCACTGGATATCCAGATTGTCGGGTGA